A genomic stretch from Garciella nitratireducens DSM 15102 includes:
- the rnr gene encoding ribonuclease R, which translates to MDIKDKILEFMREKAYNPMKTEELFKVLKIKDKAQREEFQNILDEMEREGLIYKTKKKKYGVPERMNLIVGILQGHARGFGFVTPDIGNIETDVYISPEDMNGAMNNDKVIVRLSRKRGEGQKIQGEVIRILKRGNKKIVGTFESSRNFGFVVPDDQRVKQDIYIPKSETMDAHTDDKVVVEITEYPVKGRNPEGRVIEILGNKNEIGTDILSIIRKFDLPEEFPPDVLAQTDRIPDQVREEDRKGRKDLTNKKIITIDGEDAKDLDDAVSIEKLESGNYLLGVHIADVSHYVFENSPIDQEALKRGTSVYLVDRVIPMLPPKLSNGICSLNPHVDRLTLSCIMEINSKGQVENYEIFKSIINSKERMTYKDVTKILEEQDAVLLDRYKELIEDFKLMKELAEILRNKRRMARGAIDFNVPEAKIILNEEGRAIEIQKYERTISHKIIEEFMLVCNETIAQHMYWASFPFIYRVHEEPDSEKLKDFNNFIHNFGYHIHIGDEIYPKELQNLLNKIKGTPEESVISHLALRTMKQAKYSANNLGHFGLAATYYTHFTSPIRRYPDLVIHRIISEMLYNKLNQDRIKKLNHKTPEIASQSSIRERVAEEAERETDDLKKAEYMKEHLGEIFDGMISGVTSFGIFVQLENTIEGLVRVSSMDDDYYQYDEVHYQLIGERTKKNYKIGEKVRVEVVGVDIAQGQINFILVEE; encoded by the coding sequence TTGGACATAAAAGATAAAATTTTGGAGTTTATGCGGGAGAAAGCATATAATCCAATGAAAACCGAAGAATTATTTAAAGTTTTGAAAATTAAAGATAAAGCTCAAAGAGAAGAATTTCAAAATATATTAGATGAAATGGAAAGAGAAGGACTAATATATAAAACTAAAAAGAAAAAATATGGCGTGCCAGAAAGAATGAATTTAATAGTAGGTATTTTGCAAGGACATGCTAGAGGATTTGGCTTTGTAACGCCAGATATCGGAAATATAGAAACAGATGTATATATCTCTCCTGAAGATATGAATGGAGCTATGAATAACGATAAAGTGATTGTACGATTATCTAGAAAGAGGGGAGAAGGGCAAAAAATACAAGGAGAAGTTATTCGCATTTTAAAAAGAGGAAATAAAAAAATTGTGGGGACTTTTGAAAGTAGTAGAAATTTTGGTTTTGTAGTGCCAGATGACCAAAGAGTCAAACAAGATATCTATATTCCAAAATCAGAAACTATGGATGCACATACGGATGATAAAGTAGTGGTAGAAATTACAGAATATCCAGTAAAGGGAAGAAATCCAGAAGGACGTGTGATAGAAATATTAGGAAATAAAAATGAGATAGGTACAGATATTTTATCTATTATTCGAAAGTTTGATTTGCCAGAAGAATTTCCTCCGGATGTACTTGCTCAAACAGATAGAATTCCAGATCAAGTAAGAGAAGAAGATAGAAAGGGAAGAAAGGATCTTACAAATAAAAAAATAATTACTATTGATGGAGAAGATGCAAAGGATTTAGATGATGCAGTATCCATTGAAAAACTTGAAAGTGGGAATTATTTATTAGGAGTTCATATTGCTGATGTAAGTCATTATGTATTTGAAAATTCTCCTATAGATCAAGAAGCTCTAAAACGTGGCACGAGTGTTTATCTAGTAGATAGAGTTATACCTATGCTCCCTCCAAAATTGTCCAATGGAATTTGTAGTTTAAATCCTCATGTGGATCGTCTGACTTTATCCTGTATTATGGAGATTAATTCAAAGGGGCAAGTTGAAAATTATGAAATCTTTAAATCTATAATTAATTCTAAGGAAAGAATGACCTATAAAGATGTAACAAAAATTCTAGAAGAACAGGATGCAGTGCTGCTAGATCGATATAAAGAACTAATTGAAGATTTTAAACTTATGAAAGAATTAGCAGAAATTCTTCGAAATAAAAGAAGGATGGCTAGAGGAGCAATTGATTTTAATGTTCCGGAAGCTAAAATTATTTTAAATGAAGAAGGAAGAGCTATAGAGATTCAAAAATATGAAAGAACCATTTCACATAAAATAATAGAAGAATTTATGTTGGTTTGTAATGAAACCATTGCTCAACACATGTATTGGGCATCTTTTCCTTTTATTTATCGAGTACATGAGGAGCCAGATTCTGAAAAACTAAAGGATTTTAATAATTTTATACACAATTTTGGATATCATATTCATATAGGAGATGAAATTTATCCTAAAGAATTGCAAAACTTATTAAATAAGATAAAGGGCACACCGGAAGAAAGTGTGATTAGTCATTTAGCTCTTAGAACCATGAAACAGGCAAAATATTCCGCGAATAATTTAGGACATTTTGGATTAGCAGCAACTTATTATACGCATTTTACTTCTCCTATTAGGAGATACCCAGATTTAGTTATTCATAGAATTATTAGTGAAATGCTTTATAATAAATTAAATCAAGATCGTATTAAAAAATTAAATCATAAAACTCCTGAAATTGCTTCTCAATCTTCTATCCGAGAAAGAGTGGCGGAAGAAGCAGAAAGAGAAACAGATGATTTGAAAAAAGCTGAATATATGAAGGAACATTTAGGAGAAATTTTCGATGGGATGATATCTGGAGTTACTTCTTTTGGAATTTTTGTACAATTAGAAAATACTATTGAAGGATTGGTACGGGTAAGTTCTATGGATGACGACTATTATCAATACGATGAAGTGCATTATCAACTTATAGGAGAAAGGACAAAAAAGAATTATAAGATAGGAGAAAAAGTAAGAGTAGAGGTAGTAGGAGTGGACATCGCTCAAGGTCAGATTAATTTTATTTTAGTAGAAGAGTAA
- the smpB gene encoding SsrA-binding protein SmpB encodes MAKNTIKIIANNKKARHDYFIEETYEAGIALSGTEVKSIRQGKVNLKDSYASIKEGEVFIHQMHISPYEKGNIYNKDPLRVRKLLLHKSEIRKLIGYTQQQGYALIPLRLYLKGGLVKVELAVAKGKKLYDKRQDLAKRDAQRAMEKAFKERNRY; translated from the coding sequence ATGGCTAAGAACACGATAAAAATAATTGCAAATAATAAAAAAGCAAGACACGATTATTTTATAGAAGAAACTTATGAAGCAGGGATTGCATTATCTGGGACAGAAGTAAAATCTATTCGCCAAGGGAAGGTAAATTTAAAAGATAGTTACGCTTCTATAAAAGAAGGGGAAGTTTTTATTCATCAAATGCATATTAGTCCTTATGAAAAGGGAAATATTTATAATAAGGATCCTTTAAGGGTTAGAAAGCTGTTATTACACAAATCTGAAATAAGAAAGTTAATTGGATATACGCAACAACAAGGGTATGCGTTAATTCCTTTAAGGCTATATTTAAAGGGAGGTTTAGTAAAAGTGGAATTGGCAGTGGCCAAAGGGAAAAAATTATATGATAAGCGTCAAGATTTGGCAAAAAGAGATGCACAAAGAGCCATGGAAAAAGCATTTAAAGAAAGAAATCGCTATTAG